One genomic window of Glycine max cultivar Williams 82 chromosome 16, Glycine_max_v4.0, whole genome shotgun sequence includes the following:
- the LOC100798945 gene encoding putative cyclic nucleotide-gated ion channel 13 — translation MTAKEKKFVRLDWKSLSSSSIEHNDSSNDGFLKRKVRPSLSSLIDGSITNSSCQSHVLDPQGATLQKWNKIFVITSVMAVSVDPLFFYIPMIDDKKQCLALDGTLKITASVLRTFFDLFYILHIIFQFRTGFIAPSSRVLGRGELVNDPWAIVMRYLSSYFIIDILSIIPLPQMVILATVSIPKCSVPYVGKDLLKYTIITQYVPRLLRIYPLFKEVTRTSGILTETAWAGAAFNLFLYMLASHVVGAFWYLFSVESRLRCWRRQLKTTMIFHESYLSCGRNNPIVLSLLKYSCPYIDPESIENLATFNFGMFVEALKSRVVESTTDFTHKFFYCFWWGLRSVSSVGQGLETSSYVGEIIFAILIAVFGLVLFASLIANMQKYLQSTSVRVEEMRVKRRDAELWMSHRMLPDLLKERIRRYEQYKWQENKGAEEETLIRNLPKDLRRDIKRHLCLELLRKVPMFEDMDNQLLDALCDRLKPVLYTEKSYIVREGDPVDEMLFIMRGKLATATTNGGRTGFFNSFEIKAGDFCGEELLTWALDPNSSSNLPISTRTVQTISTVEAFALMSDDLMFVASQFRRLLNSKQLQHTFRFYSLQWRTWAARFLQAAWRRYRKRKESTTHRSFTDLSYRFYSPRWRKWAACFIQASWRRYKKK, via the exons GTTGGATTGGAAGTCACTTTCTTCTTCAAGTATTGAGCACAATGATTCTTCTAATGATGGATTTCTCAAAAGAAAAGTTCGACCAAGCTTAAGTTCTCTCATTGATGGATCAATAACAAATTCGTCTTGTCAGAGCCATGTTCTTGATCCACAGGGGGCAACACTTCAGAAGTGGAacaaaatttttgtaattacaAGTGTGATGGCAGTCTCTGTGGACCCTCTTTTCTTTTACATCCCAATGATTGATGACAAGAAACAATGCCTTGCTTTGGATGGAACACTGAAGATTACTGCCAGTGTTCTCCGCACATTCTTTGATCTTTTCTACATTCTTCACATCATCTTTCAGTTTCGAACCGGGTTTATTGCACCTTCCTCTCGTGTACTTGGAAGGGGTGAGCTAGTTAATGATCCTTGGGCCATAGTAATGAGATACTTAAGCTCTTACTTCATCATTGATATTCTATCAATTATTCCACTTCCTCAG ATGGTCATTTTAGCTACGGTCTCAATTCCAAAATGCTCAGTTCCTTATGTGGGAAAGGATTTATTGAAGTACACAATAATAACCCAGTACGTGCCAAGACTTCTGCGGATTTACCCGTTATTCAAAGAAGTAACAAGAACTTCTGGCATATTGACTGAGACAGCATGGGCTGGAGCTGCTTTCAATCTTTTTCTGTATATGCTAGCAAGTCAT GTTGTTGGAGCATTCTGGTATCTATTTTCGGTTGAATCAAGGTTGCGGTGCTGGCGAAGGCAGTTGAAGACTACTATGATCTTTCATGAATCCTACCTTAGCTGTGGACGTAACAATCCCATTGTTCTATCGCTTCTCAAATATTCTTGCCCTTACATTGATCCAGAAAGCATAGAAAACCTGGCAACTTTCAATTTTGGAATGTTTGTAGAGGCTCTAAAGTCTCGCGTGGTGGAATCAACTACAGATTTTACTCACAAGTTCTTCTATTGCTTTTGGTGGGGTTTGCGCAGTGTAAG TTCTGTTGGGCAAGGTCTCGAGACAAGTAGTTATGTTGGGGAGATAATCTTTGCTATCTTAATTGCTGTCTTTGGATTGGTTCTATTTGCATCACTTATTGCAAACATGCAG AAATATCTACAATCTACCAGTGTGAGAGTTGAAGAGATGAGAGTCAAAAGGAGGGATGCAGAACTGTGGATGTCCCACCGTATGCTACCAGATTTGCTGAAGGAAAGAATTAGAAGGTATGAGCAATACAAATGGCAAGAAAATAAGGGTGCTGAAGAGGAGACATTGATTCGCAACCTCCCTAAAGATCTCAGAAGGGATATCAAGCGTCATCTTTGCTTAGAACTACTTAGAAAA GTACCAATGTTTGAGGACATGGATAATCAGTTGTTGGATGCACTGTGTGACAGACTGAAGCCAGTTCTTTACACAGAGAAAAGTTACATAGTTCGTGAAGGGGATCCAGTTGATGAAATGCTGTTCATAATGCGGGGAAAACTAGCTACTGCCACAACAAATGGTGGAAGAACTGGTTTCTTCAACTCCTTTGAGATCAAGGCTGGTGACTTCTGTGGAGAAGAGCTTCTAACATGGGCATTGGACCCCAACTCATCCTCAAATCTACCCATTTCAACTAGAACTGTGCAAACTATATCAACAGTTGAAGCCTTTGCTCTCATGTCTGATGACTTGATGTTTGTTGCTTCCCAATTTCGACGGCTTTTAAACAGCAAACAACTTCAGCACACTTTCAG GTTCTATTCCCTGCAATGGAGGACATGGGCTGCACGCTTCTTACAAGCAGCTTGGCGCAGATACCGAAAAAGGAAGGAGAGCACGACACATCGTTCATTCACTGATCTCTCGTACAG